Proteins co-encoded in one Plasmodium coatneyi strain Hackeri chromosome 7, complete sequence genomic window:
- a CDS encoding KIR-like CYIR protein → MTPPPGEAESALRPEDMEQLPSYGQFYKKFDTGRTGCEAEPWVQGLKDTVDGHHSTIEVHMDKIVGAWCCMSKMPEGNNLNYNERCNFLYYWIGDFLFGELGDDAEIVMDLLNSICKYIKSTYPKEKDKVICETIDKDKFKRRKLIFDYWHDYTTLKGLISKSGDNCTSKYGIYLGTVEQAYSGIQKFCQSNQTDPYCSEFNKQCNQYCTNGKLNLKCPSAYTEQQEDTTLKAVTSPTANSIGTTAAAIPSALATLALPAAAFFLYKYNLLPSWISNQFNGGSNKRRGKRSAIRHNFDTSTDDNSTLYSTETGSTPDTSTHYSTDLSTTETDNSTIYGEQPSGRHRTEQQQQHQRGQRTNIRYHP, encoded by the exons ATGACACCACCACCAGGAGAGGCAGAATCAGCACTAAGG CCGGAAGATATGGAACAATTACCTTCCTATGGACAATTTTACAAGAAGTTTGATACAGGCCGCACAGGTTGTGAGGCAGAACCTTGGGTCCAAGGCTTGAAGGACACTGTAGATGGGCATCATTCCACTATTGAAGTACATATGGATAAGATTGTAGGAGCATGGTGCTGCATGTCTAAAATGCCAGAAGGCAACAACCTAAACTATAATGaacgttgtaattttttatattattggattgggGACTTCCTATTCGGGGAATTAGGGGATGATGCTGAAATAGTCATGGACCTCCTAAATTCGAtctgtaaatatataaagagtACGTATCCGAAGGAGAAGGACAAAGTTATTTGTGAAACTATCGACAAAGACAAATTCAAACGTAGAAAATTAATTTTCGATTATTGGCATGACTACACTACATTAAAGGGCCTTATAAGTAAAAGTGGTGACAATTGTACTAGTAAATATGGTATTTATCTTGGAACAGTGGAACAGGCCTATAGTGGAATCCAAAAATTCTGTCAGAGTAACCAGACTGATCCATACTGTTCCGAATTCAACAAACAGTGCAATCAGTATTGTACCAATGGAAAACTAAATTTAAAATGTCCTTCAGCATATACGGAACAGCAGGAGGACACTACATTGAAAGCTGTTACCTCACCTACAGCTAATTCAATAGGTACCACCGCCGCTGCCATACCTTCCGCACTAGCTACATTAGCATTACCAGCGGCtgctttcttcttatataag TACAATCTCCTACCTTCCTGGATAAGTAACCAATTTAATGGAGGCAGTAATAAAAGGAGAGGGAAAAGATCCGCCATCAGACACAACTTCGACACTTCCACGGATGACAATTCCACACTGTATTCAACAGAAACAGGTTCAACACCGGACACTTCTACACATTATTCAACAGACTTGTCCACAACAGaaacagacaattctaccatatatggtGAACAACCCTCCGGAAGACATAGGACagaacagcagcaacaacatcAGCGAGGGCAAAGAAccaatatacgttatcatccctag
- a CDS encoding KIR protein: MQKAWDASEGIPGILGGTKLSDLPSRQMYYKFDSVYGTYKSIYNNVDTIEGKLRGFNCIDSDIEKILYAWYYVFMKESVISPKDAPCYYLYYYIGNILWSGTGGKDLFLSHMRDLYTALKGDHYNEKCELIHKNEITEATFITRKKIFDYSKDHDTIKQQILDSAKDKYKCTETYLKYLEDILTTYDTMKASCPENGASSSSPSYDAAYCTEFNKMFKEYKHEEMMTLKSQLVKQAKSASADASSFMESSEVNIPVAVSSILGVMGLPALGYFIYKVMIIIKIYTYYTSLPSLISNTLSSGGRSNRKRRSTERPFNRFLDDSTTEYTTDNSTIESVAESTTTDDSTLYNDGRRRRGGRNRSNTRPRNVAYQRIGGKKKKRKVYYYYETIINKNANKRDEIYDRREVLL; encoded by the exons ATGCAGAAAGCATGGGATGCGTCCGAAGGAATACCAGGGATACTGGGG GGAACTAAATTGAGTGATTTGCCTTCAAGGCAGATGTACTATAAATTCGATAGTGTGTATGGTACTTACAAAAGTATCTACAATAACGTCGATACAATAGAAGGGAAGTTAAGAGGGTTTAATTGCATTGATAGCGATATtgagaaaattttgtacGCGTGGTACTATGTGTTCATGAAGGAAAGTGTCATTTCCCCCAAGGATGCACCATGTTATTACCTGTATTATTACATAGGGAATATATTATGGAGCGGTACGGGGGGGAAGGACCTATTTCTCTCACATATGAGGGACTTATATACTGCACTGAAGGGTGATCATTATAATGAGAAGTGCGAACTTATCCACAAGAACGAAATTACCGAAGCCACATTCATcaccagaaaaaaaatattcgacTATTCCAAAGACCACGACACCATCAAACAACAAATACTAGATTCTGCGAAGGATAAGTACAAATGCACTGAAACATATTTGAAGTATTTGGAGGACATCCTTACCACTTATGATACAATGAAAGCAAGTTGTCCAGAAAATGGTGCAAGTTCCTCCTCTCCTTCTTATGATGCTGCATATTGTACAGAATTCAATAAAATGTTTAAAGAATATAAGCATGAAGAAATGATGACTTTGAAATCACAATTAGTGAAGCAAGCAAAGTCTGCTTCGGCTGACGCCTCCTCCTTCATGGAATCCTCTGAGGTGAACATTCCTGTTGCTGTGTCCTCCATACTTGGTGTAATGGGATTACCAGCACTTGgttactttatatataaagtaatgatcataataaaaatatacacatat tacacttccttaccttctttGATAAGTAACACCCTTTCCTCTGGTGGTAGAAGCAaccgaaaaagaagatcaacAGAACGACCGTTCAACAGGTTTTTAGACGACTCTACAACAGAATATACGACGGACAACTCTACCATAGAATCCGTAGCAGAATCAACAACAACGGATGATTCTACTTTATATAATGATGGAAGGCGCAGGAGAGGCGGAAGGAATAGAAGTAATACAAGGCCGAGGAATGTGgcttatcaacgtat aggaggaaaaaaaaaaaaaaggaaagtataCTATTACTATGAAACcatcataaataaaaatgcaaacaaaAGGGATGAGATTTACGATAGAAGAGAAGTGTTATTATAG
- a CDS encoding Variable surface protein Vir7-like protein, protein MAKPENACLDALPSRKIYAAFEQNNGGKQTCTEISTWTTEIETILNNKLKGPYDAKQCAEKVANVWCYVSELTSKGEACKTICDFFYYWLGCTLVDILKYSHEFREIMNQIYGVLVKFPNTGKCETINTAPTTSTTFFKPRKIIFDYLYDCSIVNSCSESTGHNCTSAYSTYTEEVEQKYRMVCANCVIETGGDPCCRKLKQRGGTSIPPNLSDLTCPEVSDSEPVQQLLACIEQQQQQQEQQQEQVQFVGPASGGSVVPAAVSSAVGLVGLPALAFFLYKVQSTTTLYKVQYQ, encoded by the exons ATGGCCAAGCCG GAGAATGCATGTTTGGATGCATTACCTtccagaaaaatatatgccgCATTTGAACAGAACAATGGTGGCAAACAAACATGTACGGAAATCAGCACCTGGACAACAGAAATAGaaacaattttaaataataaattaaaggGACCATATGATGCAAAGCAGTGTGCTGAAAAAGTTGCGAATGTTTGGTGTTATGTATCTGAGTTGACGTCGAAGGGTGAAGCATGTAAAACAATTTGtgacttcttttattattggctagGATGCACATTGGTGGATATACTGAAGTACTCTCATGAATTCCGTGAAATTATGAATCAAATTTATGGAGTATTAGTAAAATTTCCCAATACAGGGAAATGTGAAACTATAAACACTGCTCCTACTACAAGCACTACATTCTTCAAGCCcaggaaaataatatttgaTTATCTATATGATTGTAGTATAGTAAATTCCTGTTCAGAGTCTACTGGTCACAATTGCACTAGTGCCTATTCTACATATACCGAGGAAGTTGAGCAAAAGTATAGAATGGTATGTGCAAATTGTGTAATTGAAACCGGTGGTGATCCATGCTGTAGGAAGCTCAAACAGCGAGGTGGAACATCCATTCCCCCAAATCTATCAGATTTAACATGTCCTGAAGTATCCGATTCGGAACCTGTTCAACAACTTTTAGCATGTATAGagcaacagcaacagcagcaggaacaacaacaggaACAGGTACAGTTTGTAGGTCCTGCTTCTGGTGGAAGTGTCGTACCTGCTGCTGTCTCCTCTGCTGTTGGATTAGTAGGATTACCTGCATTGgcattcttcttatataaggtacaaagTACAACTACCCTTTATAAAGTGCAATACCAATAG